One window from the genome of Anopheles coluzzii chromosome X, AcolN3, whole genome shotgun sequence encodes:
- the LOC120957123 gene encoding proton-coupled amino acid transporter 2-like: MAPKFRDVDQTTPLLHDCNNNNNNNNNNSSNINNGRLSNGTVVTGSTNSSATTIVHLAAGGDRKPGKPGALLPDPVAGRTLDHPTTNLDTLMHMLNGNLGTGILAMPDAFKNAGLYVGFFGTLAMGVICTHCMHLLVRCSHELCRRYGRPSLSYAEVGYCALDSGPRWAQPLAASFRRLINSFLLVMQLGLCCVYYLFVAVNVRELLDYLGCPVPVLTVLAYLLVPLAAMNMVRSLKLLTPTSLVASVLAIAGLAIAFLFLLQDLPHSGSVRPVSSWSTLPLYFGTVMYAFEGIGVVLPLENNMANPRDFIAWNGVLNTGMTIVVCLYSAVGFYGYLKYGEQAQGSVTLNLPNDALLAQIVRLLMAVAVLASYALQFYVPMTILAPAVTRHFRHRALAEYGLRLATVLLTFVLAAIIPNLGTFISLVGAVSTSTLALVFPPLIDLLTLWPARTERWRWTVLKDALIIAFGACGFFFGTAKSLATIFAGGPPDGGIH, from the exons ATGGCACCGAAGTTCCGTGACGTCGATCAAACGACACCCCTCCTGCATGactgtaacaacaacaacaacaacaacaacaacaacagcagcaacatcaacaacggacGGCTCAGCAATGGCACCGTCGTCACCGGtagcaccaacagcagcgcCACCACCATTGTCCACCTAGCGGCCGGCGGCGACCGGAAGCCAGGGAAACCGGGCGCGCTGCTGCCCGATCCGGTCGCGGGCCGCACGCTCGACCATCCGACCACCAACCTGGACACGCTGATGCACATGCTGAACGGGAACCTCGGCACGGGCATACTGGCCATGCCGGACGCGTTCAAGAATGCCGGCCTGTACGTCGGCTTCTTCGGCACGCTCGCGATGGGCGTCATCTGCACGCACTGCATGCACCTGCTGGTGCGCTGCTCGCACGAGCTGTGCCGCCGGTACGGCCGGCCGTCCCTGTCCTACGCGGAGGTCGGCTACTGTGCGCTCGATTCGGGCCCGCGGTGGGCCCAGCCGCTGGCCGCCAGCTTCCGGCGGCTGATCAACAGCTTCCTGCTCGTGATGCAGCTCGGCCTCTGCTGCGTCTACTACCTGTTCGTGGCGGTCAACGTGCGCGAGCTGCTCGACTACCTCGGCTGCCCGGTGCCGGTGCTGACCGTGCTCGCCTACCTGCTGGTACCGCTCGCCGCCATGAACATGGTGCGCAGCCTGAAGCTGCTCACCCCGACCTCGCTGGTCGCGTCCGTGCTCGCGATCGCCGGGCTCGCCATCGCCTTCCTCTTTCTGCTGCAGGACCTGCCGCACAGCGGGAGCGTGCGGCCCGTCTCGTCCTGGTCCACGCTGCCCCTGTACTTCGGCACGGTCATGTACGCGTTCGAGGGCATCGGCGTGGTGCTGCCGCTCGAGAACAACATGGCCAACCCGCGCGACTTTATCGCGTGGAACGGTGTGCTGAACACGGGCATGACGATCGTGGTCTGCCTGTACTCGGCGGTCGGTTTCTACGGCTACTTGAAGTATGGCGAGCAGGCGCAGGGCAGCGTCACCCTCAACCTGCCCAACGATGCGCT GCTCGCCCAAATCGTCCGCCTGCTGATGGCGGTGGCCGTGCTCGCCTCGTACGCCCTCCAGTTCTACGTGCCGATGACGATACTGGCGCCGGCCGTCACGCGCCACTTCCGGCACCGGGCACTGGCCGAGTACGGGCTGCGGCTCGCGACCGTCCTGCTCACGTTCGTGCTGGCCGCGATCATCCCGAACCTCGGCACCTTCATCTCGCTCGTCGGTGCCGTCTCGACCTCGACGCTGGCGCTCGTCTTTCCGCCGCTGATCGATCTGCTGACGCTCTGGCCGGCCCGCACCGAGCGCTGGCGCTGGACCGTGCTGAAGGATGCGCTGATCATCGCGTTCGGTGCCTGCGGGTTTTTCTTCGGCACCGCCAAAAGCCTGGCCACCATCTTTGCCGGCGGCCCGCCGGACGGTGGCATACACTGA